A genomic stretch from Scheffersomyces stipitis CBS 6054 chromosome 6, complete sequence includes:
- the YBO9 gene encoding beta-hydroxysteroid dehydrogenase type 3 (go_function oxidoreductase activity~go_process metabolism) produces MSVVDFIQAITENKFGEYVLLGALLVGVFKLTVFILSVTSLLVDLFVLPATNLKTYGAKKGKWAVITGASDGIGKEYAFQLASKGFNVVLVSRTQAKLETLASEIEAKYKVETKVVAFDASTDAEDNYKSLGDAISGLPVTVLINNVGQSHSIPVPFLETENKELQDIITINVTATLKITQTVAPVIAETVSKEKKKVRGLILTMGSFGGLLPTPYLATYSGSKSFLQAWSAALAGELQSQGVDVELVISYLVTSAMSKIRRASLSIPSPKNFVRATLNGIGRRNGAQERYATSTPYWAHALMHFGIDQTVGVYSKLANSLNLNMHKSIRARALKKAARLAAEKKD; encoded by the coding sequence atgtCTGTAGTAGATTTTATTCAAGCCATTACCGAAAACAAATTCGGCGAGTATGTTCTCCTTGGAGCATTGCTCGTTGGAGTTTTCAAGCTTACTGTGTTCATTCTCAGTGTGACTTCGCTTTTGGTTGATTTGTTCGTCTTGCCAGCcacaaacttgaagactTACGGTGCCAAAAAAGGCAAGTGGGCTGTTATAACTGGTGCCTCTGATGGAATTGGAAAGGAGTATGCCTTCCAATTGGCCTCCAAAGGATTCAATGTAGTTTTGGTATCGAGAACCCaagccaagttggaaacTCTTGCTTCTGAGATCGAAGCCAAGTACAAGGTGGAAACCAAAGTAGTAGCATTTGATGCTTCTACGGACGCTGAAGACAACTACAAGTCTCTAGGTGATGCTATTTCCGGTTTGCCTGTAACTGTTTTGATCAACAATGTTGGCCAATCGCATTCGATTCCCGTTCCATTCTTGGAAACTGAAAACAAGGAATTGCAAGATATTATCACAATCAACGTCACAGCCACTTTGAAGATCACCCAAACTGTAGCTCCAGTGATTGCCGAAACTGTTTccaaggaaaagaagaaggtcaGAGGTTTGATATTGACTATGGGCTCTTTTGGTGGTTTGTTACCCACTCCATATTTGGCTACTTACTCTGGTTCCAAGTCGTTTTTGCAAGCTTGGTCTGCTGCTTTGGCTGGAGAGTTGCAATCTCAAGGTGTGGATGTGGAATTGGTTATTTCGTACTTGGTCACTTCTGCCATGTCGAAGATCAGAAGAGCCTCTTTGTCGATTCCTAGCCCTAAGAACTTTGTCAGAGCCACTTTAAACGGCATTGGACGTCGCAACGGTGCGCAGGAACGTTATGCAACTAGCACTCCTTACTGGGCCCATGCCTTGATGCATTTCGGCATTGACCAGACTGTAGGTGTCTACTCCAAGCTTGCCAACAGTCTTAACTTGAACATGCACAAGAGCATCCGTGCCAgagccttgaagaaggctgcCCGTTTGGCTGcggaaaagaaagattaG